In Primulina huaijiensis isolate GDHJ02 chromosome 16, ASM1229523v2, whole genome shotgun sequence, a single genomic region encodes these proteins:
- the LOC140961074 gene encoding auxin-induced protein 15A-like: MSGCGKIRYIVRLRQMLLRWRKKAAMAAKRAPSDVPAGHVAVTVGSNYKRFVVRTTYLNHPLFKKLLVEAEEEYGFTNTGPLAIPCDESRFEEILCCLARIESNTSKTARFTSFEEVQGNCHLGFRSNLEFWTDSRPLLH; encoded by the coding sequence ATGTCGGGATGCGGCAAAATTCGCTACATAGTTCGGCTCCGCCAGATGCTTCTCAGGTGGCGAAAGAAGGCGGCAATGGCGGCCAAACGGGCCCCTTCCGATGTGCCAGCGGGCCACGTGGCAGTGACCGTGGGCTCGAATTATAAACGGTTCGTAGTACGGACCACATATTTAAACCATCCCTTGTTTAAGAAACTATTGGTGGAGGCAGAGGAAGAGTACGGGTTCACTAACACGGGCCCGTTAGCCATTCCGTGCGATGAGTCGCGCTTCGAGGAAATTCTTTGTTGTCTAGCTCGAATCGAGTCGAATACTAGCAAAACAGCCCGTTTCACGAGCTTTGAAGAGGTCCAAGGGAACTGCCATTTGGGCTTCCGAAGTAATCTTGAGTTTTGGACCGATTCACGCCCTCTTTTGCATTaa